The following nucleotide sequence is from Kozakia baliensis.
CGCCAAAGTCGCCGAGCGCCTCAGGCAGAGACCACGTCTGCGTAATCGAAGCTATAAAACTATGACAGAAGTCAGTATCATGAACGACGTCGACTGTATCATGGTTTACGCCAATGACGTCTCACAACCTGACAGCCAACCCGCGACGGTGCCATTCATATCTCGGCAACATCAGCCCTCTCGCTTTCGAGGCTAAAGCCGCCTAACAGGATTACATACCGGTACAAAACTGTCGCAAGTCCATCCGAAGACCGGAAGCATTCGTGCCTTTGCATCCCGCAGCCCTCAAGTGTCAGCGCCAGGACAGCTTCAACCGACGTCGTCCCATTTATCTTGTTCAGAATCATGGTTACCCATAGATTCAGAATTCCCAGAAAAACGCAACTGTAGTGCTAAGAATGGCCTAAGAAGGATTGAATAATTTGCCCCTCAAATTCCTACTTTTATGCATCTCGCATAGTATGCGAACGCAACGTATGAGCACCTTGCCTTAAAGCGCGGCCATTGACCAAAAAAGCCAAAACGCGGCTTCGATTGACGATGGTGACATGGAAGGTCACCGTCACAATAGTCGTTGCGGCAACGATTGAAAGCCATGACAATATCGGTGTTACCGCCTCGCGCACACAGATAAATCCCAGCATCGCCACAACAGGATGATGCAGCAGATAAACCGTGTAGCTAGCCCCAGAAACTTGCCCCACCCAATTGTTCGGCTCGTTGAAATGCTCCAAAGCCAGCCGAAACATCCATCGGCTCACCAATATAGTCGCTACTGTTGCCAAGGCTGGCAAAAGTACCTGTGCCGCATGGCTTTCGCTTGGCGCACAAACGCCACATCCTAGAACCGCTAAGAGCCCCATTATACCCGTCAGAAACCCGGGTGCCGCAAACCAGCGCAATATCGCTGGCCGCATGTATAGAACCGACCCCAACGCAAAAAACATCATATAGTACAATGTGGATTGGATTTGAATCATGTCGTGAAACAGGTTCAACTCCCGATGATGATTTGCCGCCTGCATTGCTTGCAGCACGAGCGTACCACCGACCAGGACTGCCAGCAGCCCTACCCCCAATAGACGCGGCGCTTTTATTGCAAACCGCT
It contains:
- a CDS encoding acyltransferase family protein, whose translation is MTGETTRLHGLDAMRLFLMVFGIPYHAALIYGLHTSWLFHAPESSWGFAALAGALHSFRMGAFFLLSGFFSALTIGRRDVQSWMSRRAVQLLVPLAVSMAILTPPQLLLFVMARDNLPISAWQMALPGVVAILAHPNKLWVLHLWFLIDLFLVCCVFAGSYRVGARAFRAPLDRLERFAIKAPRLLGVGLLAVLVGGTLVLQAMQAANHHRELNLFHDMIQIQSTLYYMMFFALGSVLYMRPAILRWFAAPGFLTGIMGLLAVLGCGVCAPSESHAAQVLLPALATVATILVSRWMFRLALEHFNEPNNWVGQVSGASYTVYLLHHPVVAMLGFICVREAVTPILSWLSIVAATTIVTVTFHVTIVNRSRVLAFLVNGRALRQGAHTLRSHTMRDA